Genomic window (bacterium):
CGTGCCAGCACGCCCCAAGGGGCGAAGATCCCCGATCGGCCCTGCAGCGGATGACCGAAGATCGTGCCAATGCCGCAGGTCTTGACGATGAAGGCGCGCGCGGTCTGCGCGCCAGCCACATAGATTTCTGTGTCGCGCCGGTCTTTGTCGAACACCGTGTCGCTTTCACGGTACGGTGAGACTGTCGGCGCAAAGATGACGTCGGCGCCAAGCCGCCGCATCTCGACGAACGACTGCGGGTTGAGCACATCGGCGCAGATGAGGATGCCGATCCGCGCGCCGTTAACCTCGAAGACACGGTATTCTGTTCCCGGGATGATCCCGCGTTCCTCCTCGCGGCCGAGCGGATTGACTTTCTGGTAGGAGCCGACAATCTCGCCGCGATGGTACACCGTGGCCAGGTTGGCATAGCCGCCATCGACCGGGTGCGGTATGGTCCCGCCAATGACCGTGCCGGTCAGATCGCGCGACAATTTCGTCAGCGCCCGTTGCAGCGGCGCGATCCGCGGCGCGCTGTCGGCATGGGAGCGATCCCCCGGCCGCACCGAGAAGTACTCGGGCAGACAGAGGAAATCGGGCCGGCGCCGCAAGAGGTGCAACTGATCCTCCAGCGTGATTGGCCCGCCCAAGGGGTACTGCAGCGCCGCAACGGATACAATCATGCCACAAGTCCCGGTGAGGGCATCGGGATGTCTATTAGACGTTTGAACCGGACGTTGGTTTCAGGCGGGAATTCAATCTGACAGTGCGATGGCTCGCCCTGCCAGACCACCGCGACTTTACATGACCGGTGGCACGGCTCTTCCGTCCCGTGCCCCGCGGGGCCCGCCTACGACTTGACCACTTCCGCGGCGACCATGTCGCCAATCTGCGAAGTCGACAGCCCCGAATCGGCCGACAGCGAGGGGATCCGCCTGGAGAGCAGCAATTCCGCCACCGCGTTTTCGATGCGCTGCGCGGCGCGTTTTTCGCCGAGATAGTCCATCATCATTGCCGCCGCGGCAATCGCCCCGACCGGGCTGGCGACATTCTTGCCCTTGTACTTGGGCGCCGAGCCATGAATCGGCTCGAACATCGAGATCCGTCCGGGGTGGATATTCCCCGATGCAGCGACCCCCATCCCGCCCTGCACCATCGCGCCGAGGTCGGTCAGGATGTCGCCGAAGATGTTCGAGGTGACCACCGTGTCGAACCACTCGGGGTTTTTCACCATCCACATGCAGGCAGCGTCGATATAGGCATGGTCCTTTTGAATGTCGGGGTACTCCTCGCCGACCTCGGCGAAGGCACGGGTCCAGATGTCCATCGCGCGGATGGCGTTGGCCTTGTCGACCAGCGTCACCTTCTTCTGCTTGTTGCGCGCCCGCGCGGTTTCGAAGGCGTAACGGATCACCCGCTCGCACCCCTTGCGCGTGAACACCATGTCGGCAATGGCGACCTCGTCGGGCGTGCCCTTCTTGAGGATGCCGCCAATGCCGGAGTAGAGATCCTCGGTGTTCTCGCGGATCACCACGATGTCGACATCCTCCGGCTTCTTGTTCTTGATCGGGCAGAGGTGTTCGGCGTAGAGTTTGACCGGACGCAGATTGACATACAGGTCCCAGCCGAATCGCATCCCCATGATGATCGGCCGTTCGACCAGCCCCGGCTCGACCCGCGGGTCGCCGATCGCCCCCAGCAGGACCGCGCTTTTGGTGGTACGGATCTCCTCACGGACCGCGTCGGGGAACAGCTCGCCGGTGGCGAGGTAGTGGTCGGTGCCATAGGGGTAATCGGTGAAGTCGATCTGGATCTGTTCCCGGTCAGCAACGGCCTTGAGGACCTTGACCGCCTCGGCGGTCACCTCCGGCCCGATCCCGTCGCCTCCGATGGTCGCGATATGGTATGGCATGGCCGGAGAATATAGCGAATCGCAGCGTCGATAAGTCGCGAGAAGTAGAGCGGGCGAACACAAGGTTCGCCCCTACGGGATCAACGGATGAAGACGACTACGTAGAAGCGGCTCTTGAGCCGCGTCCCGCCATTTGGGACCAGCGATGGGATTGCGCAGTGCAGCTGCAACGAAGAGACGTCGGGCGTAGCAAAGTTCCATCCACAGGGCGTATTCCGGGAGGGCGACGCTTCTGCGGAGCCTGCTCTTGTGTTGGATTCATTCCGGTGGCCAAAAGCCGGGTCCCCCACCACGTGCGGTGAGTGATTCTGTAAGCGCGTCCATCCTCGATTCGCGCGAGACTTGCACCCTCCACCTTGTCCCTGATCGGGGGTGCGCCCCCAGTAGTCTGTGATGCACCGGACCTTGCACGCGCCTGTTGCGCTCACCTTGAGACGGTGCGTGCAAAGAGCGCACGCCCCCTACTTCTTTGCCAACTGCCGCTTCCACTCCTCGAGCGTGTCCGTCGGCAGGGTGCCGTTCTCGAAGCGGTGGTACTTGACGATGTTCCAGATGTCGTCGTCGCTGAGAATGCGCGAATGCTGTTTGGCGGCGGTGAAGATCTCGTCGACCAGCGACTTCTCCGGCTCGATTCCGTGCTCGCGCAGCCAGTAAACGATGTTGGACACTCCCGACATGAAGCCGACCTCGATGCGCTGACGCAAGCCGACCATCCCGGCCGGGACGCCCGAATACACACGGTCGGCCAGCCAGTCCTCGCCTTTGTTCTTGGCCTTGATGATGGCGGCGGCGTGCACGCCGGTCGCGGTGCGAAAGGCGTCGGCGCCGAAGACGGGATAGTTGTGGGGAAGAGGCACTTCGCAGATTTCCGACACCAGTTGCGTGTAATCGGACAAGTGCGTCAGATCCCGCTCGATGAAACCATCGAGCTGCAGGTTGACCAGCAGGATGTCCATCGGCGTGTTGCCGACCCGCTCGCCGATGCCGAGGCCGGTGGCATGCACACGGTCCACACCCGCCTTGATCGCCGCCAGCGCGTTGATCACCGACAGCCCGCGGTCGGAATGCCCATGCCAGTCGATCTTGACATCCAGCCCGGTCTCGGCCACGACTTGCTGCACGAACCGCACGATGTTGCGGACGCCGTAGGGTTGGGCGTGGCCGGTGGTGTCGGCGATGCAGACCCGCCGCGCCCCGGCTTCGATCGCCGCCAGATACAGACGCCGGATATCTTCCGGACGCGACCGGGTCGTGTCCTCGGTCACGTACATGACCGGCAGGCCGTTTTGGGTCGCGTAGGCAATGGCGTCGGTTGACAACTTCTGGATGTGCTCGATGGTCCAGTCTTCCGCGTACTGACGGATCGGCGAGGAGCCGATGAAGCAGGCGGCTTCGATCACCACGCCGGTCTTCTGCACAATCTCGATTAAGGGCGTGATATCGGCCAGCACCGTGCGGCAGGCGGCGTTGGGGAACAGGCCGAGCTTCTCATCGCGGATGACCTCGGCCATCTGCTGGATGTCGGCGCGCGCCCGCGGCCCCGCCCCCGGCAGCCCCAGATTGACCGCGTTGAGCCCCAATTTCGACATCAGCCGCAGCAACGCCAGCTTCTTGTCGATCGGCGGGTCGGTCACCGACGGGTTCTGCAGGCCATCGCGCAGGGTCTCGTCGTTGAGTTCGATCCGTCCGGCGCGCTCGGCGATGCTGCCGGCGTGGCTGTTCCAGTCATAGATGAGTTCGTGCTCCGATGGGACACGCATACGGGCCTCCGCAGTTGCCGCGAAATATACCCGAACAAAATTGCTCCGGTCAATGGCGCCGCGGGACGGATTCGCCGACGGACCGGGACAATACAAAAGGGGCCGGTCATCGACCGGCCCCCCTGGTGTCTGACCGCCGTCCTTAATGTCCCTTAATCACCGCGCGCGCAATCACCATCCGCTGGATTTCGGAGGTTCCCTCGAACAACTCGGTTACCCGCGCCTCGCGGTAGAGACGTTCAACTTCATACTCGCGCAGATACCCGTAGCCGCCCAGCACCTGGATGGCCCGGTGCGACACATAGGTCGCCATCTCCGAGCAGACCAATTTGGCCATGGCGGCATGGTCGGCGTAATCCTTGCCCTGGTCCTTGCGCCAGGCGGCGTGGTAGACCAGCCAGCGCGCCTGCTCGATCCGGCAGTGCATGTTGGCCAGATGCGATTGAATCATCTGGAATGAACTGATCGGTTGGCCGAATTGCTTGCGCTCCTTGGCGTACTTGACCGCGACCTTCAGCGCACGGATCCCGATGCCCAGCGCATTCGCCGCCACCGACAGCCGCCCGGAATTGAGCGATTCCATCGCGATCTTGAACCCTTCGCCCGGACGCCCCAGCACGTTCGACTTCGGCACGCGCAGATCCTGCAGGATCAACTCGGTGGTCGGGGAGGCATGCAGCCCCATCTTCTCTTCGATATGCCCGATCGAGAAGCCCGGCATGTCCTTGTGCACGAGGAAGGCGGTCACCCCGCGCCAGCCGGCGTTGCGGTCGGTCTTCGCCATGATGATGATGTAGTCGGCAAACGCGCCATTGGTGACGAAGATCTTGGTGCCGTTGAGGACATAGTGATCGCCGTCCAGGACCGCGGTGGTTTCGATCGCAGCCGCATCCGATCCGGCGCCCGGCTCGGAGAGGGAGAAGGCGGCGTACTTTTCGCCGGCGCAGACACCGGGCAGGTAGAATCGTTTCTGTTCCTCGGTGCCGAATTTCAGAATGGGATGGGCAAACAGCGAATTGTGCGCGCCGACCATCGTGCTGTGCGAGGCGCAACTCTGCCCCAGTTCCTCGAGCACGAGGACATAGGCCAACGTGTCCAGTCCCGTGCCGCCGTACTCCTCCGGCACGATGATGCCCATGAACCCCGACTCGGCCATCTCGCGCGCCAGCGCGAAATCCATCTTGCCGGTCTGATCGAACTCGGCCGCGCGCGGGATCAGCTTCTTCTCGGCAAACTCGCGCGCCACCTCACGGATCGCTTCATGCGTCTCGGACAGTGCAAAATCCATTGTGAACTCCTCGACCCTGCCTCATCCCCGCTCAACGAGGGGCCCGCGGCCCCTCGAACTGTTCAACGCCAGGTCCCAAGACAAGGGGCTTTCAGCCCCTTGGTGTCGCGCCGGGCGACACCTGTCTCCGGCCTCGACACCAAGGAGCGGAAAGCCCCTTATCCTGCATCGGATGCCGGATTACCGGCCCTTGAATTGCGCCGGCCGTTTCTCCAGAAACGCCGCGCAACCCTCGGTCTTGTCTTCGGTCGCGCAAATCACGCCGAACTGAGTCGCTTCATACTCAAGACCGGAGGCGAGGTCAACCTCGAGGCCGTAGTTGATGCATCTTTTTGACGTGGCGATCGCCACCGGCCCTTTGGCGGCAATTTTCGTCGCCATTTCCCTCGCCTTGGTCATCAGCTCGGCCGCGGGGTAGACTTCCTCCACCAGCCCGATACGGTGCGCCTCGGCGGCGTTGATCATGTCGCCGGTCATCACCAATTGCTTGGCCTTGCCCTTGCCGACCAGTCGCGCGAAGCGCTGAGTGCCACCGTAACCGGGGATGATGCCGAGATTGACCTCCGGCTGCCCCATCCGCGCGGTGTCGGCGGCCAGACGGATGTCGCAGGCGCAGGCCAGTTCACAGCCGCCGCCCAGCGCAAACCCGTTGATGGCCGCGATCACCACCAGCCGCGACTGCTCGATTTTGTTCAGCACCGCCTGCCCGCGCAGCGATTTGGCGATGCCGCCGGCCACGTCGCAGACCTTCAGTTCGTTGATGTCGGCGCCGGCAATGAAGGCCTTCTCGCCTGAGCCGGTCACGATCACCACGCGTACATTCGCATCCGACTCCAGCGCCGTGAACGCCGCGTCGATCTCGGCGATTGTCTGATCGTTCAGCGCATTGAGCACCGCCGGCCGATTGATCGTCAGCACCGCGATCGGCGCGGCGGTCTCAACCAGAATATTTTGATACTGTGCCATGCGTCACCTTTCCGTTAACCGTCCTTCTTCCGAACAGGGAACCTTTCGCCCTCTTGACCACATGCCGCGCATCAACGCGAGGCCAGAGGCTGAAGGCCCCTTGTCCGCCGCTCGTCCTCACGCCTTTTGCTCGTAGGTGTAGATTCCGCGTCCCGTTTTGCGGCCGTGATAGCCCGCCTCGACCAGACGGCGTAGCAGCGGCGGCGCGGCATAGTGGGAATCCTTGAACTCATGGAACATGATCTCGGCGATGTAGTAGGTCGTGTCCAGCCCGACATAGTCCAGCAAGGTCAGCGGCCCCATCGGATGCCCGCAGCCCAGCACCATTCCCTGATCGATATCTTCCTTCGTTGCCACCCCGCGCTCCAGCAGACGCACGGCATCCAGCAGGTACGGGACCAGCAGCACATTGACCACAAATCCGGGCGTGTCCTTGGCGGTCACCACCGTCTTGCCGAGCGATTCGGCGAAGGCCTTGGCGGCCTGGTAGGTTTCCTCCGAGGTGTCGATGGCGCGCACCACTTCGACCAGCTTCATGATCGGCACCGGATTGAAGAAATGGAGACCGCAGAATTTGTCGCGGCGCTTGGTCACCGCCGACATGTCGCCGATTGGCAAGGAGGAGGTGTTCGACGCGAAGATCGTGTGCGGGCCGCAGAGGCCGTCGAGTTCACGGTAGATCTTGGTCTTCTCGTCCATGTTCTCGATCACCGCTTCGATCACCAGGTCCGAGTCCTTCAGATCCGCGAGGTTCGTGGTCCCCTTGATGCGCCCCAGGGCCGCGTCGCGGTCGGCGGCCGTCATTTTGCCCTTCTCGACAAACTTGCTCAGCGATCCCTCGATGCGCTTGAAGCCGCGTTCAAAGAGTTCCCTGGTGACTTCGCGGACAGTGATCTCGTACCCCGCCTGCGCCGCGACCTGCGCGATGCCCGACCCCATCAGGCCGCAGCCCACGATTCCGACCTTCCTGATTGCCATGTCGACCGCTCCTTTTCGTTGCACGCAAACGTGAATTGACCGCAAAAACCGCCTATGGCAAAGGCGGTCAAGATATACAAAATCGGTGGAGAAAACGCGGGGATTGCGGAGATTCTGACAGGGGTTGGCGCGCGCCTACGGGTCCGAACAATCGCGCCGAAATCCGCAATTCGGGCAGATCAACTCGCAGTTCCACTCAATCATGACCGTCCCGCAGATGTCGCAGCGAGTTCCTGGCTCAGTCGGTTTCTGGGTTTGCGACATGGAAATCCGAGTGTTCACCTCTCCCACGGGGAGAGGCCGCCTGGACCGTCAGGTCCGGGCGGGTGAGGGGACACGGCCCCGCGCCACTACTTCTTCTTGCGTGTGTCCACCGGCGCATCCCGCCGCACTTCCACCGTGCGCAAAAACGCATGCGGTCCGCCGTAAATCCCCAGATCGCTGGGCGTGCCATCGGGGTCGGACAATTCCGGATTGCCATTGTCGATCAGGGGCGAACCATCCAATGGACGAAACGTCAAGGTGTCCCAGAGCGGATCGAGGTGTTTGTTGCTGTCCAGATCGGTGTAGTCAGGCATATCGCGCCAATCACCCTCGACATTGTCCCAAAGGATATTGTGTGAAATCGCAAACTGGTTCGGGTGGCCGTAGTTCTGGAATCCGACCCGACCGCAGACCCACTGGTCGCGCCAGCCGTTCTTGACGATCACATTATTGGTGAAGCGGCCGTAGACGTCCATTCCCCACAGCCCGAATCCGCAGTTGCCGTTCTGGTAGATGATGTTGTTGGCGCAGTCCATGTAGGCGGTCCCGGTGGCGATGATTCCCCAGCCCAGCAGATTGTAGACCACATTGTTATAACAGAGCACGCGGGTCGACCCGAACGCCCCGATGCCCTTCCAGTAGTTCGACACCTGGTTTCGCGCCACCGTGGCGGTCGCATCCCAGGTCACGCCCACCCCCGCGCCGCGTCCCTTGTGGATGATGTTGTCGGCGATATAGGCGTTGGCGCCGCGGTAGAGCGCCACGCCGTCCCAGGTGTTGTTGAGGATGCGGTTGTTGACCACAATCAGGTCGGCGCCTTCACGGCCCATCACGCCGCCGATGCCGACAATGAGCGACTCCGGATATTGCGTATTGTCACGGATCAGACAGTCCCGCACCGTGACCCGTCCGTTGCGGACCACCACCGCCGCGTCGGTGGCCATGCCCGATGTGTCCCGGATGCCGCCGGTGATCGCCACCTGGCTGATCCCGCCCTCGGCGCAATTGTCGAAGAAGACGCCATACCCGGCGTTGGTCACCAGCACCGTCGCATCGCCCGCCCCCACGATCCACAGACGCTTGCCCGCGATGTGAAATCCGTGCGACGCCGTGTGCCAGGTCTTGTGCTGGGCGCAATTGCCGCAGAGCGAGTCGGCAAACTCGACCGGGGATGCGGTGAATGTGCCCGCCGCCAGCGCCAGCGTGTCGCCGGAGGCCGCGCGGTCGATCGCGGATTGCAGATCCCCAGTAACGACATGTGTCTCCGCACCGGCGTTGCCAGCGGCGCCGACGATAAATGCCATGCACAGGGCACTCAGGGACTTGGACATCTTGGACATTAGGACCTCCGTTCAACCGAACCGCACTACGCGCCGAATTTCGCCAACTTGCGTGCGTGGGCCAGCGCCAGCGGCAGGAGATGCCGCATCGGATACCGTCCCAGGCCGCCCTGCAGGCAGGCCCGCTCACCAAAGCGCGTCAAGCCATCCGGACGGACCGTGCCCGGCGCATACAGGAGCACCGGCACCGGATGCCAGGAGTGTTCCTTCATCGCCGCCGGCGTGGAGTGGTCGCCGGTAATTACCAGGACATCCGGCCGGCACTCCATAAGCTCGGGCAACCGCCGGTCGACCTCCTCAATCACAGCCACCTTGCGGTCATAATCGCCGTCCTCGCCGGCCTTGTCGGTGTACTTCACATGCACAAAGAGGAAGTCATGATCCTTGCCGACTGTCGCCGGCGCCGACATGGTGGCGGCCAGATCCCGTGGCGGTTCCAGCACCGTCATGCCCACCAGCCGCGCCAGTCCGCGGTACATCGGGTAGGTCGCAATCGCGACAGGGTTCAGTCGGAACCGTTCTGCCAGCGTCGGGATTTGCGGATGTCTGTCGATGCCGCGCAATAAGACGCCGTTGACACGGGGCTCATCGCGGAGGATGCGTTCGGCTTCCGCGACAAAGCGGTCAAGCAGTTCGGCGGTGTGGCGCGAGGCCTCGTTGAGCGCCCGCGCCGGCAGGGGCGGCACTCCCGTGGTTTGCGGGTCGGTGTCCGCCACATGCCCTCCCAGCCCCGTGCCGCGCAGGATTACCAAGCCGCGGTGCTCCGACACGCTGCGTACGATCACTTCGACCGGTCCGGGGAATCTCAGGTGCGCATTGAGCTTGTCCACCACCCGCCGGTTTTCCTCGTCGCTGATGCGTCCGGCGCGACGGTCGGTGATCAAACGGTTCTTGTCCAACGTGCAGAAGTTGAACCGCGCGGCGACATCGTCGGGAAGCAGCGGAAAGTCGATCCCCAGCGCCTCCAGCACCCCGCGGCCGATGAGATACCGACGCGGATCATAACCGAACAGCCCCAGGTGTCCCGGCCCCGAACCGGGGGTGATCCCCGGCTCCACCGGGTCGAACAATCCGCAACACGATTGCGGCAACAGCGCCTCCATGTTCGGCTTGCGCGCCGCTTCCAGCGGCGTCTCGGCGCGGTTGCCGAAGGGGAGATCGCCGAGGCCATCCATGATCAAGAAGACGATCCGGCCGTGATTTTTCTTCGCCAGCAATTCGGCGGTGTGCTCGGGGAGGGGCGCGTCGGGTGTCATGCAAAGAGCATAGCGCGAATTGCGATGGCCTGCCAGCGGATTTTCGTCTATCATCGCACCCTCTGACTGTCAGCGCGATGCCGAAATCACGACCCAATTCGAATCCTTCCGCCGCGGGCGTCTATCGACGGCTTGCCGGTTGGTTCCGTCGCCACGCCCGCGCGTTCCCCTGGCGCGGAGAGAAGGATCCCTATCGTGTCTGGGTCTCCGAGATTATCCTCGTCCAGACCACCGCAGCCGTGGGGGTGGAGCGCTACCGCCGGTTCCTCCATCGATTTCCGACACTGCGTTCGCTGGCCGCCGCTCCGCTCGATGCGGTGATGAAGGAGTGGGAAGGGTTGGGGTACTACCACCGCGCCCGTCTGCTGCATCGCGCCGCGCAGATCATCGCCCGGGAATTTGGCGGGCGATTCCCCACGGACTACGCGGCCATCCGCGCGCTGCCCGGAATCGGCGACTATTGCGCCGCGGCCATCCACAACTTCTGTTTTGGCGGCCGACGGCCCCCGCTGGATGCCAACGTCGCTCGTGTCGGAGCGCGTCTTTTCGGTGTGGCAGGAGATGTGCGCGCAACACCGGTCCGCGAGGCGGTCCGGGCGCACCTTGCCGACTGGATGGTTGTCGGCAGCGGGGCGGTCTGGACCGACGCGCTCATCGACCTGGGCGCCACGGTTTGTCTGCCGCGTCAGCCGCACTGCGAAGTCTGCCCGCTTCAGACACTCTGCCGCGCCAATGCGCTGGATCGGCAGGGGGAATGGGGGCTTCCCGCCGCCCGCGTCCGCCCACGCACCGTCAATGTTGCCTGCGGCATCATCCGCCGCTCCGACGGACGCATCCTCATCGCTCAACGTCCGGCCAGCGGCCTTCTGCCCAACCTCTGGGAGTTTCCTGGCGGCAAACGCGACGGCAATGAATCACTGGCGGACACCTGCCGCCGCGAGATCAGGGAAGAACTGGATGTGATCGTGGACGTGGGACGACGCCGGATGGTGATCGAACACGGCTACAGCCACTACGCCGTGCGTCTGCATGTCTTTGAATGTCGTTACCGTCGCGGAACACCGCGCGCGATCGGCTGCCAACGCTTCCGCTGGGCGCGCGTCTCCGATCTGGCCAAACTCGCCTTCCCCGCGGCCAACCGTAAAATCATTGACGCCTTGGTCGCTGAGGCGGCGGGATAATCAGCGGAAAAACTCCGGCGCCCGGACCAGACTGGTCTTCGCGGCCTCCCAGAACGGCCGGTAAGCGGCGTATTCCTGATCGAGACGGCGCATCTCGCGGGCATCGACCCACTCCGGGTAGGTGAACGAGACAGTGCCGCCGAGGAGATTCGCCGAAAGTGTCCGCACGTCCGATGTCACAAAAATCACCCACAGGTCGGTGGGGTCGAAGGCGGCGCGCACCGACTGCCGTATCCGCGCAGTGGACAACGGGTATGCCCCTCTGGGTTCCGGCTGGATCGGCGGCGGGCATCGCAGCCATCGTTGCGCCAGTTGCGCCCGCATCCGCTCGGCGG
Coding sequences:
- a CDS encoding carbon-nitrogen hydrolase family protein — encoded protein: MIVSVAALQYPLGGPITLEDQLHLLRRRPDFLCLPEYFSVRPGDRSHADSAPRIAPLQRALTKLSRDLTGTVIGGTIPHPVDGGYANLATVYHRGEIVGSYQKVNPLGREEERGIIPGTEYRVFEVNGARIGILICADVLNPQSFVEMRRLGADVIFAPTVSPYRESDTVFDKDRRDTEIYVAGAQTARAFIVKTCGIGTIFGHPLQGRSGIFAPWGVLARVPPDAEQQKIILCEYLDIDEIREFKTRMDALESAGAPAQA
- a CDS encoding 3-isopropylmalate dehydrogenase, with product MPYHIATIGGDGIGPEVTAEAVKVLKAVADREQIQIDFTDYPYGTDHYLATGELFPDAVREEIRTTKSAVLLGAIGDPRVEPGLVERPIIMGMRFGWDLYVNLRPVKLYAEHLCPIKNKKPEDVDIVVIRENTEDLYSGIGGILKKGTPDEVAIADMVFTRKGCERVIRYAFETARARNKQKKVTLVDKANAIRAMDIWTRAFAEVGEEYPDIQKDHAYIDAACMWMVKNPEWFDTVVTSNIFGDILTDLGAMVQGGMGVAASGNIHPGRISMFEPIHGSAPKYKGKNVASPVGAIAAAAMMMDYLGEKRAAQRIENAVAELLLSRRIPSLSADSGLSTSQIGDMVAAEVVKS
- a CDS encoding LeuA family protein; this translates as MRVPSEHELIYDWNSHAGSIAERAGRIELNDETLRDGLQNPSVTDPPIDKKLALLRLMSKLGLNAVNLGLPGAGPRARADIQQMAEVIRDEKLGLFPNAACRTVLADITPLIEIVQKTGVVIEAACFIGSSPIRQYAEDWTIEHIQKLSTDAIAYATQNGLPVMYVTEDTTRSRPEDIRRLYLAAIEAGARRVCIADTTGHAQPYGVRNIVRFVQQVVAETGLDVKIDWHGHSDRGLSVINALAAIKAGVDRVHATGLGIGERVGNTPMDILLVNLQLDGFIERDLTHLSDYTQLVSEICEVPLPHNYPVFGADAFRTATGVHAAAIIKAKNKGEDWLADRVYSGVPAGMVGLRQRIEVGFMSGVSNIVYWLREHGIEPEKSLVDEIFTAAKQHSRILSDDDIWNIVKYHRFENGTLPTDTLEEWKRQLAKK
- a CDS encoding acyl-CoA dehydrogenase family protein, whose product is MDFALSETHEAIREVAREFAEKKLIPRAAEFDQTGKMDFALAREMAESGFMGIIVPEEYGGTGLDTLAYVLVLEELGQSCASHSTMVGAHNSLFAHPILKFGTEEQKRFYLPGVCAGEKYAAFSLSEPGAGSDAAAIETTAVLDGDHYVLNGTKIFVTNGAFADYIIIMAKTDRNAGWRGVTAFLVHKDMPGFSIGHIEEKMGLHASPTTELILQDLRVPKSNVLGRPGEGFKIAMESLNSGRLSVAANALGIGIRALKVAVKYAKERKQFGQPISSFQMIQSHLANMHCRIEQARWLVYHAAWRKDQGKDYADHAAMAKLVCSEMATYVSHRAIQVLGGYGYLREYEVERLYREARVTELFEGTSEIQRMVIARAVIKGH
- a CDS encoding enoyl-CoA hydratase-related protein: MAQYQNILVETAAPIAVLTINRPAVLNALNDQTIAEIDAAFTALESDANVRVVIVTGSGEKAFIAGADINELKVCDVAGGIAKSLRGQAVLNKIEQSRLVVIAAINGFALGGGCELACACDIRLAADTARMGQPEVNLGIIPGYGGTQRFARLVGKGKAKQLVMTGDMINAAEAHRIGLVEEVYPAAELMTKAREMATKIAAKGPVAIATSKRCINYGLEVDLASGLEYEATQFGVICATEDKTEGCAAFLEKRPAQFKGR
- a CDS encoding 3-hydroxybutyryl-CoA dehydrogenase, with protein sequence MAIRKVGIVGCGLMGSGIAQVAAQAGYEITVREVTRELFERGFKRIEGSLSKFVEKGKMTAADRDAALGRIKGTTNLADLKDSDLVIEAVIENMDEKTKIYRELDGLCGPHTIFASNTSSLPIGDMSAVTKRRDKFCGLHFFNPVPIMKLVEVVRAIDTSEETYQAAKAFAESLGKTVVTAKDTPGFVVNVLLVPYLLDAVRLLERGVATKEDIDQGMVLGCGHPMGPLTLLDYVGLDTTYYIAEIMFHEFKDSHYAAPPLLRRLVEAGYHGRKTGRGIYTYEQKA
- a CDS encoding right-handed parallel beta-helix repeat-containing protein: MSKMSKSLSALCMAFIVGAAGNAGAETHVVTGDLQSAIDRAASGDTLALAAGTFTASPVEFADSLCGNCAQHKTWHTASHGFHIAGKRLWIVGAGDATVLVTNAGYGVFFDNCAEGGISQVAITGGIRDTSGMATDAAVVVRNGRVTVRDCLIRDNTQYPESLIVGIGGVMGREGADLIVVNNRILNNTWDGVALYRGANAYIADNIIHKGRGAGVGVTWDATATVARNQVSNYWKGIGAFGSTRVLCYNNVVYNLLGWGIIATGTAYMDCANNIIYQNGNCGFGLWGMDVYGRFTNNVIVKNGWRDQWVCGRVGFQNYGHPNQFAISHNILWDNVEGDWRDMPDYTDLDSNKHLDPLWDTLTFRPLDGSPLIDNGNPELSDPDGTPSDLGIYGGPHAFLRTVEVRRDAPVDTRKKK
- a CDS encoding 2,3-bisphosphoglycerate-independent phosphoglycerate mutase, whose translation is MIDENPLAGHRNSRYALCMTPDAPLPEHTAELLAKKNHGRIVFLIMDGLGDLPFGNRAETPLEAARKPNMEALLPQSCCGLFDPVEPGITPGSGPGHLGLFGYDPRRYLIGRGVLEALGIDFPLLPDDVAARFNFCTLDKNRLITDRRAGRISDEENRRVVDKLNAHLRFPGPVEVIVRSVSEHRGLVILRGTGLGGHVADTDPQTTGVPPLPARALNEASRHTAELLDRFVAEAERILRDEPRVNGVLLRGIDRHPQIPTLAERFRLNPVAIATYPMYRGLARLVGMTVLEPPRDLAATMSAPATVGKDHDFLFVHVKYTDKAGEDGDYDRKVAVIEEVDRRLPELMECRPDVLVITGDHSTPAAMKEHSWHPVPVLLYAPGTVRPDGLTRFGERACLQGGLGRYPMRHLLPLALAHARKLAKFGA
- a CDS encoding A/G-specific adenine glycosylase, which gives rise to MPKSRPNSNPSAAGVYRRLAGWFRRHARAFPWRGEKDPYRVWVSEIILVQTTAAVGVERYRRFLHRFPTLRSLAAAPLDAVMKEWEGLGYYHRARLLHRAAQIIAREFGGRFPTDYAAIRALPGIGDYCAAAIHNFCFGGRRPPLDANVARVGARLFGVAGDVRATPVREAVRAHLADWMVVGSGAVWTDALIDLGATVCLPRQPHCEVCPLQTLCRANALDRQGEWGLPAARVRPRTVNVACGIIRRSDGRILIAQRPASGLLPNLWEFPGGKRDGNESLADTCRREIREELDVIVDVGRRRMVIEHGYSHYAVRLHVFECRYRRGTPRAIGCQRFRWARVSDLAKLAFPAANRKIIDALVAEAAG